Proteins from one Xenorhabdus griffiniae genomic window:
- the ybbP gene encoding putative ABC transporter permease subunit YbbP — protein sequence MIWRWFWREWRTPSLLIVWLSLTLAVACVLALGRISDRIDQSVHYQSRDFLAGDLVLRASYPVDETWLQKAQEQGLTLSRQISFSTMTYAGDIPQLAQVKAADARYPLYGELETNPRGLKPEKGSVLVAPRLLTLLGVKVGDNIDVGDTTLKIRGELLQEPDSGFNPFQISPRILINIDDAQATGAIQPGSRLTYRYMFAGSPAAIQSFQQFVEPQLKADQRWLTLEQDNGVMAQSIERAQQFLLLSALLTLLLAVAAMAVSMAHYCRSRHNLIAILKTLGAGRWALRQWIIGQWLVILLASIVVGSILGLVFESALIRILAGMLPKMLPAAGMWPWVWAVAALFGIAVLVGIRPYRQLMATQPSRVLRSDVTASIWPLRYYLPAVAFIITGGLVLLAGTQPLLWSLLAGVPIVALFLALLGWGGLWLLRRVTFRQLSLRLAVNRLLCRPFQTMTQLAAFSLSFMLLALLIMARGDLLNQWQQQLPPDSPNYFLLNMTQPQTAQVNDLLAKYQVEPTDFYPVVLARLTEVNGQSALEWANEKHPNSSTVRRELNLTWKAELPPFNTLIAGTWPPKPNEVSMEQSVAEQLKISLGDRLTFTGDTRTFHTTVSSIRKVDWESINPNFIFIFAKETLENQPRMWLTSFHYEGDGKLLTEINRHFPTISMLDIGSILKQAQDILQQVSKALEVMVVLVMICGGLLLLAQIQVGMSQRQLELVVYRTLGASKKLLRRTLWSEFALLGFMAGLAAALGAEIALWLLQTQVFDFPWQPQWQMWFLLPIISSLLLSLCGGWLGVRLLRRPGQYRRLPE from the coding sequence TGGCGTGAATGGCGTACACCTTCTCTCCTGATTGTTTGGCTATCCCTGACCTTAGCGGTGGCCTGTGTACTGGCATTAGGGCGTATTAGTGATCGCATTGATCAAAGTGTGCATTATCAAAGCCGTGATTTTCTGGCGGGTGATCTTGTCTTAAGGGCTTCGTATCCTGTTGATGAAACCTGGTTGCAAAAGGCGCAAGAACAGGGGTTGACATTAAGTCGCCAGATCTCATTTTCGACTATGACATATGCAGGAGATATTCCGCAACTGGCTCAGGTGAAAGCGGCAGATGCGCGTTATCCGCTGTATGGCGAACTGGAAACCAATCCGCGTGGGTTAAAGCCGGAAAAAGGTTCTGTGTTGGTGGCACCACGATTGTTGACATTATTGGGTGTCAAGGTTGGGGATAATATTGACGTGGGGGATACCACGTTGAAGATCCGTGGAGAACTGTTGCAAGAGCCTGACAGCGGTTTCAATCCTTTTCAGATTTCTCCCCGAATTTTAATCAATATTGATGATGCCCAGGCAACCGGAGCGATTCAACCCGGCAGCCGCTTGACTTACCGTTATATGTTTGCGGGTTCTCCTGCCGCCATCCAATCATTCCAGCAATTCGTGGAGCCACAGCTAAAAGCCGATCAACGCTGGCTGACTTTGGAACAGGATAATGGTGTCATGGCACAATCTATTGAGCGTGCCCAGCAATTTTTACTGCTGTCAGCTTTGTTGACATTACTCCTTGCCGTCGCGGCGATGGCGGTTTCTATGGCGCATTATTGCCGTAGCCGACATAACCTGATTGCCATTCTGAAGACATTAGGGGCAGGGCGTTGGGCGTTGCGTCAATGGATCATTGGGCAATGGCTAGTGATATTACTGGCCTCCATAGTGGTAGGCTCCATTCTAGGTTTGGTTTTTGAGTCTGCACTGATTCGGATTTTGGCAGGAATGTTACCTAAGATGTTACCGGCTGCGGGAATGTGGCCGTGGGTATGGGCGGTAGCTGCGCTGTTTGGTATTGCCGTGTTGGTGGGGATTCGCCCTTATCGCCAACTTATGGCTACTCAGCCTTCACGGGTATTGAGAAGTGACGTAACAGCATCCATTTGGCCCTTGCGTTATTATTTGCCTGCGGTGGCATTCATCATAACGGGAGGATTAGTATTACTGGCAGGTACTCAGCCATTGTTATGGTCGCTGTTAGCGGGAGTGCCGATTGTCGCGTTGTTTCTCGCGTTATTGGGATGGGGGGGATTATGGCTATTGCGCCGTGTGACGTTCCGTCAGTTAAGCCTGCGTCTGGCAGTCAATCGGTTACTGTGTCGGCCATTTCAGACCATGACCCAATTGGCGGCATTTTCCCTGTCATTCATGTTGTTGGCCTTGCTGATTATGGCAAGGGGAGATTTATTGAACCAATGGCAACAGCAATTACCGCCGGATAGCCCTAATTATTTCCTGCTTAACATGACCCAACCACAAACTGCTCAGGTTAATGACTTATTGGCTAAATACCAGGTGGAGCCTACCGATTTTTACCCTGTAGTATTGGCACGTTTGACGGAAGTGAATGGACAATCTGCGCTGGAATGGGCGAATGAAAAACACCCTAATAGTTCTACGGTACGTCGTGAACTGAACTTAACATGGAAAGCGGAACTGCCGCCTTTTAATACCTTGATTGCGGGGACATGGCCGCCAAAACCGAACGAAGTTTCCATGGAACAAAGCGTCGCTGAGCAATTAAAAATCAGTCTTGGAGACAGGCTCACATTCACCGGAGATACTCGAACATTTCATACTACGGTAAGCAGCATTCGCAAAGTGGATTGGGAGAGCATAAATCCGAATTTCATTTTTATTTTCGCCAAAGAGACGTTGGAAAATCAGCCCAGAATGTGGTTAACCAGCTTTCATTATGAAGGTGATGGAAAGCTACTAACGGAAATTAACCGCCATTTCCCAACCATCAGCATGTTGGATATTGGTTCGATACTCAAACAAGCACAAGACATTTTGCAGCAAGTTAGCAAGGCATTAGAAGTGATGGTCGTTTTGGTGATGATTTGTGGCGGATTGCTGTTATTGGCACAAATTCAGGTCGGAATGAGCCAGCGACAACTTGAACTGGTGGTATATCGCACATTAGGGGCAAGCAAAAAACTTTTGCGTCGTACATTGTGGAGTGAATTTGCCCTGCTTGGTTTTATGGCTGGTTTGGCCGCGGCATTGGGTGCAGAAATTGCACTGTGGTTGTTACAGACTCAGGTCTTTGATTTTCCGTGGCAACCACAATGGCAGATGTGGTTTCTGCTTCCCATCATCAGTAGCTTACTGCTTTCACTATGTGGTGGCTGGTTGGGTGTCAGGTTATTACGGAGGCCAGGGCAATATCGGCGCTTGCCGGAATAA